A segment of the Fusarium musae strain F31 chromosome 2, whole genome shotgun sequence genome:
GAAGCGGTACTGTATGTATTGTGCAGACAGGGTACCCAGTCCTCCCATGACCCTCGAGACACCAACAAGGCAATTGTCCCATTGAAACAACCATATTCGGCTGGAATTGTCCGGGACATCTTTTGCATGGTACCTGGGCAAGTCCCTGGGCAAGTCTCCAAGTCCCTCATGTCGATTGCCCTTGCTGAGCAATATCACTGGATGGCAGAAGTTGCCCAGCGGTTAAAGGACATGGTGTTGAATTGTGGATCTTTGATAGAGGACATCCTTGTTGTCCTATTGGCTGTGTCAGGCAACCGCTCTTTGGACCCTGGACGTTGATCTGCCGGTCTGATAGGCTGCTGCCTGCAGGCGCTTCACATCTTCACCTCCGTATGACCAATCAGCACTGTGAGAGCCGTGATGAGCCAGATGGCCATCCAGCCACCTGCAGGCTTCGGCGGCAACAAACGAGTTTTGTTTCGATATGCTGAGATCCatgcttgatgagcttggggtGTGGCCCACCGAGGATGTTGCTTCAAGAATCTAAGAGCATCTGTCAGGGTGGCTCGGTCCATCCAAGCTTACCGAAGCTTTATTTCAAGCAAATGCATGCATTTTCCTGTGCACCTCAGGTGGCCAGAGTCTTTATCCATCTTGGCAGCCGAATGAGTGACTTTTCAGACCCAAGGCATTGGTCGAGTTGGTAGTTGGTTGCACACGGTATCCGGAAATTTGTCCAAGATGCAGAATGCAGTCATGGTCGCTCATGGCTGTGCTGTAGCAGTGAGGCACCATGAACACAACAAGCTATATCCCCATCCGAGGTTACATGTAAAGGCTTTCTAGGAAGGTCAGTGATGATTCGGGATACACGAGTTGATAAAGATAGCATCAAGCCCCATGTCATATGTAAGCATGACTTGAGAAGTTTTTGCCAATTATGCAGCAATTCCCATAGAAGTCTCTCGCCATCTTGAGAAACTCAGCGTTCTTGACTTGAATGTTTGATGATCCAAGGAGGCTGGCTGATACAATCAATATTACCTGCTCCCCTTCATCTTGGCGCCTGaggttagtacctaggtagttagggGAAATCTAAACTCATGGCACGTGATCCACTACCTAGAAACTGTCTAAATATCATTGCTACCCTACCTACTAGAGTATATAATCTGCTCCTAAACCCAGATGTAGTATATAGTTGTTAACATATTTATATCGATAAGCTTCTCATTAATTGAAAGCGGCTGACAATAATGATCTTTTGGTTCCTGATTTGTTCGTTGACCTTCGGGAGGTCCCTTTCACAAAGCAAGAGAGCCTGTATATATAGGCCGATTGATCCGATGGGAAAGGAAAGAGGAGGATTAGAGACGAATTAAGTCTTGATACCTAGGCAATATTCATTCGGAAGCCATGAGACACCTTGAAGGCTGCTAGCTTGTCCTGATACCATACTATTGCCGTGATGATACTCTGTAATCCGCTTTGGCAAGGCCTAACTATGATGGGCACGAAATAATAATTCACATGATTGACAATGCCCGCCTCTTATTAGACGTATATGATCGCTTAAAAGAAAAGTAGCCGTACAACACCCATCAATGCCAAATCATGACGCAACACACTACTCACCTTTGCACAAGGTCCCTAGGTTAGATATCTTATTGTATGAATTCTTCACTACCTGGAACCTTCTGTGCTATCATAGAGTGGGTAGCGGGGTTGGACACTTCCATTTGGGTTAGGTACTTTGGCCGAAGCTCACCCGAGGAGGGGCACCAGATCCTTATCGCTCTATCGTTCCCAATTAGGCTTAGCGTAAGAGTCATAGCCATCTCGAGAGACTGCACACGAGGAATtttgccatcatcaaggcgAAATACCCAAAATCTCGGCTCTCTACGACCCGCAACCTGGAGAACCACTCGTGAGACCTTCGAACATAGGATTGCAATTTTCTACTGATCCAGCCGACCGATTTCCTCACTCGAAACCAATCTCCCGCTACTTTACGACCAAAAAACCACTTCTGAAATACCGTCCGAATTGCCCCgccttcatcatgtctgccAGCGGCGACCCCAAATACGACGACATCGAGTCCGAGTCTGACTCCGGCGAGTCTGTCGGCCACAACGAGGCTGGCGACGAGAAGCCCCTCAAGTCGGCTCTCAAGAAATCCAACCCAGCTATCGCAGAGCCCGCGACTCAAAGACCTCCTCTGCCCCCACAAACCGACCCTAAAGATCTCGATGTTGCGAGCCTGACCCCCTTGACGCCCGAGATTATTGCCCGTCAAGCTACTATCAACATTGGTACCATTGGCCATGTAGCTCACGGAAAGTCCACCGTCGTCAAGGCTATCTCTGGTGTCCAAACGGTTCGTTTTAAGAACGAACTCATCCGCAACATCACAATCAAGTTGGGCTATGCCAACGCCAAGATCTACAAATGCGACAACCAAGCATGCCCTCGCCCTGGATGCTACCGCAGTTACAAGAGTGAGAAGGAAGTTGACCCTCCTTGTGAGAGAGATGGCTGTGGCGGTACTTACAGGCTATTGCGACACGTCTCGTAAGTTGATGCTTAATTCAAGCTTGTGTACGGAATAATGGCTGATGTCTACAGATTCGTCGATTGCCCTGGTCACGATATTCTCATGAGCACCATGTTGTCAGGCGCTGCCGTCATGGACGCCgctctccttctcatcgCTGGTAATGAATCTTGCCCTCAGCCCCAAACATCCGAGCACTTGGCTGCTATTGAGATTATgaagctcgacaagatcatcattCTGCAGAACAAGGTCGATCTTATGCGAGAAGAGGCTGCGCAGCAGCACTACCAATCCATCCTCAAGTTCATCCGAGGAACTGTCGCCGGCAAGTCCCCAGTCATTCCCATCTCTGCCCAGCTCAAGTTCAATATCGATGCCGTCAACGAGGCCATTGTCAACACCATTCCCGTTCCTCCCAGAGACTTCAGCATAGATCCTCATATGATCGTCATTCGATCATTCGACGTCAACAAGCCTGGTTCCGAGATCGATGACCTCAAGGGTGGTGTCGCCGGTGGTTCTATTCTCCACggtgttgtcaagcttggtgatgagattgagatccGACCTGGTATTGTCTCCCGAGACGATAGCGGTGCCCTCAAGTGCACACCCATTTTCAGTCGAGTCGTCTCGCTTAACTCCGAAGCCAACGACCTCAAGTACGCCGTACCCGGTGGTCTCATCGGTGTCGGCACCCGAATCGATCCTACTCTGTGCCGAGCCGATCGTCTGGTCGGTTTCGTCTTGGGTCTCAAGGGCCGCCTTCCCGAGATCTACAGTGAGATCGAGGTCAACTTCTACCTTCTCCGCCGCCTGCTTGGTGTGAGGACCGCCGATGGTAAACAAGCTAAGGTTGCTAAGCTCGCTAAGAACGAGGTTATCATGGTCAACATTGGCTCTACCTCCACTGGCGCCAAGGttgctgccatcaagaacGACGCTGCTAAGCTTGTCCTGACCAGCCCTGCCTGTACCAATATCGGCGAAAAGGTTGCTCTGAGCAGACGTATTGAGAAGCATTGGCGTCTCATTGGTTGGGCTACCATTGCTGCGTAAGTTTCCACATACATGAGTCACCCCCTATTACAGAATAATTTGACTGACCTCCATTATAGTGGTGTGACCCTTGAGCCCAGTACTGCTTAGACTTTCCACCTGGACCAATGAACAACTTAGCAGCTTTTTCGCATGATTTCCCGGCTACATCAcatgaagagctcaagaacgCCCAATTGCAGAGGCAAAGCCTCTGAAGGCATTTTGAGTAGACAGTTGGCGCTGGAGGGGGGTCTGGTGTTTGGTGGTCTTTTATAGGAGAGCATGGAGACGAAAAAATAAAGAGGAGCTAGATGAGTCCATGCCACGAGCGATAAAGAACATGTGGCTGTGACTAGTGGATGAGAAATGTAGTTACGCTGTGAACGCGTCGAGGTAACACCAACCTCACAAGGAGACCCAAAAAGTTTTAGCCAAACGTTCATAGCACGAAATGAAGAGATTTCATGACTAAACACATGAGTATATGCAATATCTATTTGCGCGTTTTGCGCGCGTGCTTGACCAAGTTTTCTATGACGCCTTCGAATGCTTCTCGATCGCCAATCTTTTCGTCggttctcttcttccaataTTCCAATGCTTCCTTGGCCGCTTCCTGCAAACCTTCTAGTTTGGCTACGTGCGCTTTTAGTTCCTCATCAGTCATACCATCAAGCGCTTCATCTGTTGTTTGGCACAAATGACGAGCAGCGACGAGGTCCAGTTCGGGTTGTGGTGGAGGCCCGCGCCGCTTTCTTGTCGAGGCTGATGGCTTTCCTTGGGTATCAACTGATGTAGATGAATTGTTACCTTCGCCTTGCCGTAACCTAGATACAGACCGGGAATCTGTGGACGTTCTAGGCGACAATGAAGGGACGTTGAGAGAGGGGAGGACGAGTTTCTTCTGCTTAGAGGCTGGGAGGATCTCGTCGAGGTCGACGGGAACACCGAGTGACACGAGAAAGAGGCGGCGTGTGCGAGAGCGGATCCAATCAGGGGGTGCGAGAGGAGGTGGCGCTACCAGTTGTGACCAGAGAGATGCAGACCTTGCTGTGAAAAACACCGAGTCCTTGGAGAGAGGTGGGAATGTGGGAAGATCGAGTTCTTCTGGGGGGTATAGATTAGCGAGGAAAGGCTCTAAAGCAGATACGACTGCTTCTGGATCAAGTCCATCAAAATCGGGTATGGACTAGATTCACAATGGTTAGCGAAGTAAAAGGGGCATAACGTAGATATATCTCACGAATGGTAATGTTGATTGCTGCGAAGCCTGTGTGGCAGTGGGCGCTGGTGTCTCTGCTTCCTGGAAGCCATCTTCAAAGTCATCGaagtcatcgtcctcattaCCCTCCTCGAAATCATCAAAGTCGTCGCCGAAATCGTCGTCGCCGAAATCGTCGTCGCCATCATTATCTTGTTGTGGTtcgtcatcgccatcgtcatcgtcagcaTCTCGTAAAGAAGTAGCTATGGCACGAGGGCTTTCAGAATGTCCATCTTCCTGGAATTTCGAGTCTGCAGTATCGGGTGACGGTCTTGAATTATCTACGCGGGCGAGTCTCAGTGGTCAATGATCATTCTTTTGGATTTTAGGGCTTTGCTACTCCCGTACCAGAATTGCTGTCAACATGTGCGCTCTCGCCTTGAATCTCCCTGACCTGACCATCAGAATCCACGAGAATGTCCGGAGAAGCATCTGCTTTGCGCCTCTCCTCATATTGAATTGAGTGCGATCGGCTTCTAGGCCCAGGAGCCTCCTCTACGATGGTCGTGGGCGCTTTGATTTCGGGGGTAGAGGGAGCATTTTGAGATGCGCCCGTCTCTGGAGCAATCGCAATCTCGTCAGGCTGAGCATCCTGCCCCCGCATCTCGTATGCTTCAGTTCCCGGGACCTCGCCGTGTGATGGCTGATCGTCTACCTTCTCGACTCGAGTCTTTGGAATTGGTGAACTAATCTTGGGACTTCCCGCGCCAGATGCCGCATCGGTAAACTGGTCGTCGGATTCAGACTCCTCAGCTACAACATGTCAGCAAGGGTGGCCGATTGTCGGAAAACCGGTGCCATCATACCAAGTTCGTGGGCTCCAGGGTCCTCAACAGGAGCGCCCTTgggaagctcaagcttctcggcgTCTGTCATGATGACGAGAGTTGGATGGAAGTGGTGTCGCGAGATCTAGAACATGCGGAATTGACGTCGGCGTGGGGTTCAAGGAACACAGGGCTAACAGCTGGGCAGGCTTAATGGCTTTAACGCGGTATTGGGGGAGCCTGAGGTGCTGAGGAGGGGGCGGTAAAGTGTAATACGGCTGCCGTTAAAGGAGGGCTGGCGCGCAGAACGACTCAATGCTAGTTCCAGCAACGAAATTTATTAGGTAGAATATGATAGGTACGAATagaacaagaaaagaggTCGTTTCCGTCCAGCAGGTCGCGAGAAGCTACCTCACCTAAGGTTAGCAGGTAATTACTAGGAACTACttactaccttaccttatggTCAAGCTCAAGTGGACAACTATCACGTGGTACTACCAGCACTGGTGGCCTTTCCATTTCCTTAACTCGGTTGGGCGGCTCTAGTTATCCCTGCTGCATCACCCTTATAGTCTAGAACACGACATGGTCACCGTACTGCATGAGACTTGAAAGGGACGATGCAATCAGTAATTTTCGATGCTCGTAACCTTCTTTGCTACAGGCCTGCCcactaactacctacctacctaggtaccttacctactgtTTAGGCGCATTTAGGTAGCATGGATGGGGAAAATCGAGATGATGACTATTACCTCCACTGTTAAGCAGTTCATTGTCAAACTTGGCCACAAGATCTATTGTCTATCCTTAATCTacagctgatgatgaagctgaggcaCAATGCGCCTTACCATGTTCAACACACCTACATAAATCATAATACAGTATTAGCCTATTGCCCCATTCAGACGGTCCCACATCTTCCATTGTGCTTCCTATCATAGTTATAAGCCAACTGATCTCAACTTAAAGACTCCTCTATCATACATATACAGCATCTTCAATTCGGAATATTTCACAACATACTGAATGTTTACGACCAGAACGCTACACGAAGGCAGCGTAGCTCATGGCTTGTGTTCTATTTTCACGCGTGGGTGTCATACCCCAAAGCTCTGTGGTTTTAATTCACCTGTTATAGTTGTTGATACTTTGTCTTTATCAAGATCCGAAGATGCGGCCAAACTGAGAACCTAATGCAAATACCGTTTATAACGTAGAGTATAGAGCAAAGCGGTCACAGAAGTAACCTAGCGCGGACACGGTGCAGCAAGCGGTAAATGCTCATCTCAGGACGCGTCTCCACAAAAAAAGCTCCCAAATACTAGGTATGCGGACCAGCCGCCTCCTACACATCCGTTGCCATCAACGACCACAATCTTCCCGTTTCGACTCACGGAGTCATCATCCCGGGTCCTGCTTTCAACTACTgggaatcttcttcttcgacgtCTCGATACTCCTCTAGACGGGGTCAGGTACTCTCGACCGATAAATTCCCCAATTCGAGCAAGCTGATCTCGGCCTTCAGCTCCCAAGATGTCGTTCAGCTTCGGAAACGCAAGCTCTTCCAGCGCGCCCAACAACACGACTTCTACTGCGCCAGCTTCGGGCAGCCTTTTTGGAGCAGCTACAGGAACTCCTAGCTTTTCATTTGGCTCGATTGGTGGCTCTGCCAGCAACACCACAACACCGACCAGCAGCGCAACCACTATGTTTGGTCAACAAAGCGGTGCCTCGGCGCCGAAGCCCGCCAGCAATCTCTTCGGCGGCGGCGCAAACACGGCCAACACTTCTACCACTCCCTCTTCTGGCGGTGTCTTCGGTGCTGGTGGCTCTACAACTCCAGCGACGGGTGGTCTTTTTGGGGGTGCCTCGTCTACCACGCCAGCGGCTACTTCAGCCCCTTCTAGCGGTGGATTGTTCGGTGGTGGTGCCAGCAATTCAACGGCCCCTGCGTCTTCAGGAATTTTTGGAAACAATGGGAACAATGCAAGCAAGCCTGCCACTGGCCTCTTCGGCGGTGGCAGCTCTTCTACCACTAGTAGTGGCGCTGGTCTGTTCGGCCAGAATAATGTCAACCAGGCAGCGACAGCTACCACTTCTTCTGCACCCACAAACCTTTTCGGAAATGCTGCCTCTGGGGCCGCAACTCCCGCTAAACCAACTTTCGCTTTGCCATCTACGACTCCAGCAGGGGCACCACCCGCCGACTCTGCGAAGCCTACTGGTGGATTATTTGGAAATACAGGCGCACAAGCATCCAGCGGAACCTCAAGTTTATTCAGCGGAGCGAAACCTGCAAGCACGTCCGCTCCTTCTGCCCAACCCAGCACTACTGCAGCTGCATCAGCCAGTGGTCTCTTCGGGGGTGCGCAGTCCGGAAGCGCTGCTCCTACCGGGGGTCTTTTCGGAGCGAAGCCGGCTTCAGCGTCTACTCCCGCGGCCGGAAGCCTGTTTGGTGCAAAGACTGAAGGGGCTCAGCCGGCTGCGGCTTCGCAAGCCGGAAGCACGGCCCCTGCCAGCTCCACGGCCTCCTTATTCGGTGCCAAACCTGCAGCTCCAGCAACTACAATTCCAAGCTCGACATCGGCGAGTGGCCTTTTCGGCGGCGGCGCAACAACTTCTGCTGCCTCAGGCGCTTCTGCCACAACAACAGCTGGGGGATTGTTTGGAAACAAACCTGCAACGACTACAACTTCTACAGCAGCACCAACCACAACTTCAACAAGCGCTGGTAGTCTTTTTGGCGGCGCACCCAAGTCATCTACTGAGTCGTCTACTTTGAAGCCCGTCGGTGGCCTGTTCGGAGCACCTGCatccagccagccagccggTTCTGCAGCTACCACAACTGCAACAACTGCTGCAACAACAACTGCTGCCCCTGCGGCTGGCTCaactcctgctgctgctagcGGCCTATTTGGTGCGAAGCCTACAACAGATGCCAGCAAGGATGCAGCTAAGTCTGCGACTCCCAGTGCCACCCCTGGGGCACTAGGCGCTTCCACAACTGGCCCAACATCCAAGATGGCGCGACTCAAGAATAAAACCATGGAGGACATTGTCACACGTTGGGCATCTGATCTCTCCAAGTACCAGAAGGAATTCAAGGAGCAAGCCACCACTGTGTCGACCTGGGACAGAAGCCTCGTGGATAACGGcgagaagatccagaagTTGTACTTGGATACATTCGAGGCTGAACGAGCCAGCCATGAAATTGAGCGACAACTTGCTGCTGTAGAAAGCCAACAAGATGAGCTCGAGGCTTGGTTGGACCGATATGAGTCTGAGGTTCAGGATATGTTTGCGAAACAGCTTGGTCCTGGCGAGCAGCTAGCTGGCCCTGACCAGGAACGAGAACGTACCTACAAGCTTGCGGAGAAGCTGACGCAACAATTGGATGAAAAGTCGCGCGATCTCTCCAAGATGGTCAAGGAAATCAATGACATCTCAGGGACACTGAATAAGGGTGCTAAACCTGAGGACCCTGTAAGTTACATTCCATTTTTATCACCCTGGGCAAGGTTTGCTAACCCAGTACACAGCTGAGCCAGATTGTTCGGGTCCTGAATGGTCACCTTACACAATTGCAGTGGATTGATGCTAATGCCTCATCGCTGCAAGCCAAGGTTGCGGCTGCTCAGAAATCGAGCAGCAACCTAGGAAGTCATTATGCTGGTTCTGATAACGATGCGGCAGAGAGCTTTTATCGCTCTTACATCggtcgacgatgaggaggagtaATGATTATTGGCTTGGAGTTTTAGGCAAGGAATTCGGGTAATTCTGTATCAGACACGAACACGGAGAGAAGACGTGCAGTAGAGCTCAGTTCCGAGTAACAAGGATACTGGCACCATCTGGGAATCCAATGTTGAGAAGTGCAAATGCGTGGTTGTTCTTGTACACTAGTTTACCTTAAGATTATGGAAAAAGACAAGCACTGGAAAAGTGCAATTTCAAGTCAGGTCGAATTCCCCCAATTGATAAATGTACATCCATCGATCTTGGTGAGTGGGATTGAACCTCACTCAAAGCTGATGGTTTCTCCCCGCAGTCTTTGCCGGGGGTTATCCGGTAATCCGAGGTATGAGTTGTTTAGTTCTTCTCGCCGCCCTGCTCACGGGTGATCTCGTCGCTGAAGGAGAATTGAAGTTAGAGGTATGCTCAACTCGGGCCCGTCAACTGCACGGATGGTATATGGGTAGCTTACATGTGCTTGGAGAGACGGTcaaggtgctgctgctgctcctggagcttcttcttcagctcgatcagcttctccttctcgcgCTGGCGGATAGCGTAATCCTCGCTAGCCTTCTCCCGTCGCTGGAAGGCATCACTAGAGAATGACAAATGTCAGAATGCTTCAATCGCCATGTCAATTGGGCCGTAGACTGAGAACTCACCCGGAACCACCAGTGGGACGGACTGAGCCGGTAGCTCCCTCAGTCATGACACGAGGTGTGGTAGAGAAGCATCGAACAGGCCGGAAGGCGGCTGTCTGGCGGAAGGTTGTGCGAAGCATGCTGGCGTTGAGGTTTTGGTTTTTTGTCTTGGCTTGCAAGTGACAAGGAAGGATTGGAGATGTGCTTTGTTTTGTAGCCGATGACGTTGGAAGGTTGCTGGTGAAAGAGTCGACCATGATCTGACGACGAGCTCAGGCCAAGGGTAGAATGTCATGGTCGCCTTAGGCCGATACCTGATGCTAGCACATGACGGCTAGTAAAGTCAAGTACAGGGTTAACAATCATGGCCGGCCTAGCGGTAAATCCCGGCCAGCTCCGCCTGCAAGCTCGGATCTGGGTCATGATCTTTCAGCCTACGAGACAACAGAATTGAGCCAGCCAGGGACCAGGATATAGCTCTAGGGTGCCTGGTCAGGCATAAAAACTACCCTAGATTGCACAAAGGAGCACTTTGTTTTATCGGGATTTTACTGGTATGAAGCTCGGGGGGTTCCTTGTGTTCGATACTCAACCTTCacaagctacctacctaccttacttacTAACCAAGTAGGTGCCTCAGGGATGGATGGCGCATCACATATGTACGATACACCACAGCCAATGCATGACATCAGAGCTCTCATCAGGTGGGGGGGTTTTATCGGGTTTTATTCTATGTACATACATGCTACTCGCAAGGTACACAGTACCagagtaggtaggtactaaaATAGGTACCGTACAGTTGTTCTAGTAACTGATTGAGTTATTAGCATGTAGACCTCGCGAATTTCGGGACAACTCTGGCAGGCGGTGGAAGTTGTATTGGATGTTTTGGATAACGACGTCAGTTAATCAGGTACATAAAGTGTCAAAACAACATAAATATACTCAATC
Coding sequences within it:
- the GCD11 gene encoding eukaryotic translation initiation factor 2 subunit gamma (BUSCO:EOG09261TPN) gives rise to the protein MSASGDPKYDDIESESDSGESVGHNEAGDEKPLKSALKKSNPAIAEPATQRPPLPPQTDPKDLDVASLTPLTPEIIARQATINIGTIGHVAHGKSTVVKAISGVQTVRFKNELIRNITIKLGYANAKIYKCDNQACPRPGCYRSYKSEKEVDPPCERDGCGGTYRLLRHVSFVDCPGHDILMSTMLSGAAVMDAALLLIAGNESCPQPQTSEHLAAIEIMKLDKIIILQNKVDLMREEAAQQHYQSILKFIRGTVAGKSPVIPISAQLKFNIDAVNEAIVNTIPVPPRDFSIDPHMIVIRSFDVNKPGSEIDDLKGGVAGGSILHGVVKLGDEIEIRPGIVSRDDSGALKCTPIFSRVVSLNSEANDLKYAVPGGLIGVGTRIDPTLCRADRLVGFVLGLKGRLPEIYSEIEVNFYLLRRLLGVRTADGKQAKVAKLAKNEVIMVNIGSTSTGAKVAAIKNDAAKLVLTSPACTNIGEKVALSRRIEKHWRLIGWATIAAGVTLEPSTA